One Paraburkholderia dioscoreae DNA segment encodes these proteins:
- a CDS encoding acyl-CoA dehydrogenase, whose translation MPWFIPVLVIAALALVYVQARAVWWLAFMIVWVAAAHVSGATGPVATSLLAVVFVLPALVLALKPLRRAWLAKPVLDIFRKILPEMSPTERDAIEAGTVWWDAELFSGRPHWDKLLGYGPATLTAEEQSFLDVECEQLCDLANDWETTMIWQDLSPQTWQYIKERGFLGMIIPKQYGGKQFSAYAHSQVIMKLATRCSAAAVSVMVPNSLGPAELLMHYGTDAQKNHYLPRLARGEEIPCFALTSPYAGSDAAAIPDVGIICKGTFEGRETLGFRVTWDKRYITLGPIATVLGLAFRALDPDHLLGMSDEPGITCALIPTDHPGVNIGRRHWPLNAVFQNGPNSGKDVFIPLDWVIGGRAQVGNGWRMLMECLAAGRAISLPSSNVGMAKIAVRGTGAYAAIRRQFRTAVGKFEGVQEALGRMGGNLYVMDAARRLSAHAVDLGEKPSVISAIAKYHITERARMVINDGMDIAAGKGICMGPSNFLARAYQQVPIAITVEGANILTRCLIIFGQGAIRCHPYVLKEMAATRETDRAKALRDFDAAFFGHVSFTLSNVVRSFVYGVTGGAFIAKPRMAYAPLHAYYRAATRLSTAFALLADVSMFVLGGDLKRRERISARLGDVLSQLYLISATLKRFEDEGRQEEDLPLVRWGVEDSLYKAQHALDGVLANYPNRVAAGLVRVLAFPFGLPHREPSDRLGSEIAELMQTPGAARNRLVSDSYVPHPDVDALGYGELVFELNPRFTQIDQKLRDAVKQGLLEPMPQSLPQLAAWTDAAQKKGLIDADERRVLDDYARYGAQVVKVDDFPADFDMLANLQKRKETLEKALELAA comes from the coding sequence ATGCCGTGGTTCATCCCAGTGCTCGTCATAGCCGCTCTCGCGCTCGTCTACGTTCAGGCACGCGCCGTATGGTGGCTTGCCTTCATGATCGTCTGGGTGGCAGCCGCGCATGTCAGCGGCGCGACGGGCCCGGTGGCCACCTCGCTGCTCGCTGTCGTATTCGTCCTCCCTGCCCTCGTGCTCGCGCTCAAGCCGCTGCGCCGCGCGTGGCTCGCCAAGCCCGTGCTCGATATCTTCCGCAAGATCCTGCCGGAGATGTCGCCGACCGAGCGCGACGCGATCGAAGCCGGCACGGTCTGGTGGGACGCCGAACTATTCTCGGGCCGCCCGCACTGGGACAAGCTGCTCGGCTACGGCCCCGCCACGCTGACGGCGGAAGAACAGTCGTTCCTCGACGTCGAATGCGAGCAGCTCTGCGATCTCGCGAACGACTGGGAGACCACCATGATCTGGCAGGATCTGTCGCCGCAAACCTGGCAGTACATCAAGGAGCGCGGCTTTCTCGGCATGATCATTCCGAAGCAGTACGGCGGCAAGCAGTTCTCCGCGTATGCGCATTCGCAGGTCATCATGAAGCTCGCCACGCGCTGCTCGGCCGCCGCCGTTTCGGTGATGGTGCCGAACTCCCTCGGCCCCGCCGAACTGCTGATGCACTACGGCACCGACGCGCAGAAAAACCACTATCTGCCGCGCCTCGCACGCGGCGAGGAAATTCCCTGCTTCGCCTTGACGAGCCCGTACGCCGGTTCCGATGCGGCGGCGATTCCGGACGTCGGCATCATATGCAAAGGCACGTTCGAAGGCCGCGAGACGCTGGGTTTTCGCGTCACGTGGGACAAGCGCTACATCACGCTCGGACCGATCGCGACCGTGCTCGGCCTCGCGTTCCGCGCGCTCGATCCCGACCACCTGCTCGGCATGAGCGACGAACCCGGCATTACCTGTGCGCTGATTCCGACCGACCATCCGGGCGTGAACATCGGCCGCCGTCACTGGCCGCTCAACGCGGTGTTCCAGAACGGTCCGAACTCGGGCAAGGACGTGTTCATTCCGCTCGACTGGGTGATCGGCGGCCGCGCGCAGGTCGGCAACGGCTGGCGCATGCTGATGGAATGCCTGGCAGCGGGCCGGGCGATTTCGCTGCCCTCGTCGAATGTGGGGATGGCGAAAATCGCCGTGCGCGGCACCGGCGCTTACGCCGCGATTCGCCGCCAGTTCCGCACCGCCGTCGGCAAGTTCGAAGGCGTGCAGGAAGCGCTCGGCCGCATGGGCGGCAACCTGTATGTGATGGACGCCGCGCGCCGCCTGTCGGCGCACGCGGTGGATCTCGGCGAAAAACCCTCGGTGATTTCGGCGATCGCCAAATATCACATCACGGAGCGTGCCCGCATGGTCATTAACGACGGCATGGATATCGCCGCCGGCAAGGGCATCTGCATGGGACCGTCGAACTTTCTCGCGCGCGCCTATCAGCAGGTGCCGATCGCGATCACTGTGGAAGGCGCGAACATTCTCACGCGCTGCCTGATCATTTTCGGCCAGGGTGCGATCCGCTGTCATCCGTATGTGCTGAAGGAAATGGCCGCCACGCGCGAAACGGATCGCGCGAAGGCGCTGCGCGATTTCGACGCAGCGTTCTTCGGCCATGTCAGCTTCACGCTGTCCAACGTGGTGCGCAGTTTCGTGTACGGCGTGACGGGTGGCGCGTTCATCGCCAAACCGCGCATGGCCTACGCGCCGCTGCATGCGTACTATCGCGCGGCGACCCGCCTTTCCACCGCATTCGCGCTGCTCGCCGATGTCTCGATGTTCGTGCTAGGCGGCGATCTGAAACGCCGCGAGCGCATCTCCGCGCGTCTGGGCGACGTGCTGTCGCAGCTCTACCTGATTTCGGCCACGCTCAAGCGCTTCGAGGACGAAGGCCGCCAGGAAGAAGACCTGCCGCTGGTTCGCTGGGGCGTCGAGGATTCGCTGTACAAGGCGCAACACGCGCTCGACGGTGTGCTTGCCAACTATCCGAACCGCGTCGCCGCCGGCCTCGTGCGCGTGCTCGCGTTTCCGTTCGGCCTGCCCCACCGCGAACCGTCCGACCGACTCGGCAGTGAAATCGCCGAACTGATGCAAACACCGGGTGCCGCGCGCAACCGTCTGGTGTCCGATTCGTACGTGCCGCATCCGGATGTCGACGCGCTCGGCTACGGCGAGCTGGTGTTCGAGCTGAACCCGCGCTTCACGCAGATCGACCAGAAGCTGCGCGACGCGGTCAAACAAGGTTTGCTCGAGCCGATGCCGCAGAGCCTGCCGCAACTGGCCGCATGGACCGACGCGGCGCAGAAAAAAGGCCTGATCGACGCCGACGAACGCCGCGTGCTCGACGATTACGCGCGTTATGGCGCACAAGTCGTGAAGGTGGATGACTTCCCCGCCGACTTCGACATGCTTGCCAACCTGCAAAAACGCAAGGAGACGCTGGAAAAGGCGCTGGAGCTCGCAGCCTGA
- a CDS encoding TetR/AcrR family transcriptional regulator — protein MAVRTTGRHAGDTKSRILDAAETLFIECGYEAMSLRQITSRAEVNLAAVNYHFGSKESLIHSMLSRRLDRLNQERLKLLDRFDAMLGERLTCEHVLGAMFIPALRLSRDPRVGGKAFLRLLGRAYTDPSSFIRDFLNGHYASVAVRFFDAFQRALPHLPREELGWRLHFAIGALSGVLAGTDTDSLISEFSQGKSMNDLQLIARLASLMVAALKAPLPNGSQLAAFAAVLGDATEGGSECPIEGSAQGAENTTRASGESASASASAGVSEGERRGDNMEAGAFQHALHGTA, from the coding sequence ATGGCAGTTCGCACAACAGGCCGGCATGCCGGCGATACGAAGTCCCGCATCCTCGACGCCGCCGAAACGCTGTTCATCGAATGCGGCTATGAGGCCATGTCGCTGCGCCAGATTACTTCGCGTGCCGAAGTAAATCTGGCGGCAGTGAACTACCACTTCGGCAGCAAGGAATCGCTGATTCACTCGATGCTGTCGCGCCGCCTCGATCGTCTCAATCAGGAGCGGCTCAAGCTGCTCGATCGCTTCGACGCGATGCTCGGCGAGCGTCTGACCTGCGAGCATGTGCTCGGCGCGATGTTCATTCCGGCGCTGCGCCTGTCGCGCGATCCACGCGTGGGCGGCAAGGCATTCCTGCGGTTGCTGGGGCGCGCTTATACCGACCCGTCGTCGTTCATTCGCGACTTTCTCAACGGGCACTACGCTTCGGTAGCGGTGCGTTTTTTCGATGCGTTCCAGCGCGCGTTGCCGCATTTGCCGCGTGAGGAGCTCGGCTGGCGGCTTCACTTCGCGATCGGCGCGCTCTCAGGCGTGCTGGCCGGTACCGATACGGACAGCCTGATTTCCGAGTTCTCGCAGGGCAAGTCGATGAACGACCTGCAGCTCATAGCACGCCTTGCCTCGCTGATGGTGGCCGCGCTCAAGGCGCCGCTGCCCAACGGCTCGCAACTGGCCGCATTCGCCGCGGTACTGGGCGACGCTACCGAAGGAGGCTCGGAATGCCCGATCGAGGGCAGCGCGCAAGGCGCGGAAAACACGACGCGGGCGTCAGGCGAATCGGCGTCGGCATCGGCATCGGCGGGGGTATCCGAAGGCGAACGCCGTGGCGACAATATGGAGGCAGGCGCGTTTCAGCACGCGTTGCACGGCACGGCTTAG
- a CDS encoding MFS transporter: protein MSWTREQRNVTIAAYLGWTLDAFDFFLMVFVLKDIAAEFNTKIPEVAFGIMLTLMMRPVGALIFGWLADRYGRRPTLMVNIACFSLLELLSGFSPNLATLLVLRALFGIAMGGEWGVGGALTMETVPPKSRGIVSGLLQAGYPSGYLLASVVFGVFYQYIGWRGMFFVGVLPALLVLYVRAHVPESPAFKTLEKKARPGLVATLRQNVKLSLYAIILMTAFNFFSHGSQDLYPTFLRVQHQFDAHTVSWITITLNVGAICGGLFFGSLSEKIGRKRAIFIAALIALPVLPLWAFSTTPLLLALGAFLMQISVQGAWGVIPVHLNEISPDEIRATFPGLVYQLGNLIASVNGPLQASAAEAHGNNYALIMAVVIGVVAVVIAALIPFSRERRGIDMTQSAKQVAAQL, encoded by the coding sequence ATGAGCTGGACACGGGAACAGAGAAACGTCACGATCGCCGCCTATCTGGGCTGGACACTCGACGCATTCGATTTCTTTCTAATGGTGTTCGTATTGAAAGATATCGCGGCGGAGTTCAATACGAAAATCCCGGAGGTCGCCTTCGGCATTATGCTGACCTTGATGATGCGTCCGGTCGGCGCATTGATTTTCGGCTGGCTCGCCGACAGGTACGGCCGCCGTCCCACGCTGATGGTCAACATCGCGTGTTTCTCGCTGCTGGAATTGCTCTCCGGCTTTTCGCCTAACCTGGCCACCCTGCTCGTGCTGCGCGCGCTGTTCGGCATCGCGATGGGCGGCGAATGGGGCGTGGGCGGCGCACTGACCATGGAAACCGTGCCGCCCAAATCGCGCGGCATCGTCTCGGGTCTGCTGCAAGCCGGCTATCCGAGCGGCTATCTGCTCGCCTCGGTCGTGTTCGGCGTGTTCTATCAGTACATCGGCTGGCGCGGCATGTTCTTTGTCGGCGTACTGCCGGCGCTGCTCGTGCTATACGTGCGGGCGCATGTGCCGGAATCGCCCGCCTTCAAGACGCTCGAAAAGAAAGCGCGCCCGGGTCTCGTGGCCACGCTCCGGCAGAACGTCAAGCTGTCGCTGTACGCGATCATTCTGATGACCGCGTTCAACTTCTTCTCGCACGGCTCACAGGATCTGTATCCGACCTTCCTGCGCGTGCAGCATCAGTTCGACGCGCATACGGTGTCGTGGATCACCATCACGCTGAACGTCGGCGCGATTTGCGGCGGCCTGTTCTTCGGTTCGTTGTCCGAGAAGATCGGCCGCAAGCGCGCGATCTTCATCGCGGCGTTGATCGCGTTGCCGGTGCTGCCCTTGTGGGCCTTCTCGACCACCCCGCTGCTGCTCGCGCTCGGCGCCTTCCTGATGCAGATCTCCGTGCAAGGTGCGTGGGGCGTGATTCCGGTGCACCTGAACGAAATCTCGCCCGATGAAATTCGCGCGACGTTCCCCGGCCTCGTGTACCAGCTCGGCAATCTGATCGCGTCGGTCAACGGCCCACTGCAAGCGAGCGCCGCTGAAGCGCACGGCAACAACTACGCGCTCATCATGGCGGTGGTAATTGGCGTCGTGGCCGTGGTGATCGCCGCGCTGATTCCGTTCAGCCGCGAGCGCCGCGGCATCGACATGACGCAGTCGGCGAAGCAGGTTGCGGCACAGCTTTAA
- a CDS encoding MAPEG family protein: MTIPHLCLLIVVLLPFPWTMLAKVSKRYDNRTPRAYLAGLEGWRARAHAAHQNAWEALAMFTAAIVVAGQAGGSSPWINWLSITFVVTRVLHGVLYVANVAPLRSLVWFVGIVCVVSIFFVSVR; the protein is encoded by the coding sequence ATGACAATTCCGCATTTATGCCTGCTCATCGTGGTGCTGTTGCCGTTTCCGTGGACGATGCTGGCGAAGGTCAGCAAGCGCTATGACAACCGCACGCCGCGCGCTTATCTTGCCGGGCTCGAAGGCTGGCGCGCGCGAGCGCATGCGGCGCATCAGAACGCGTGGGAGGCGCTGGCAATGTTTACCGCTGCGATCGTCGTGGCCGGGCAGGCGGGCGGATCGAGCCCGTGGATCAACTGGCTGTCCATCACCTTCGTCGTTACCCGGGTGCTGCACGGCGTGCTGTATGTGGCGAACGTGGCGCCGCTGCGGTCGCTGGTGTGGTTCGTCGGCATCGTGTGCGTAGTGTCGATCTTCTTTGTATCGGTTCGCTAG
- a CDS encoding chloride channel protein: MSVKSITSVPVRRERSPFVVVAAVTLLTGLGAGLGGMLLALLLHGIQHLAYGYSVTHVISAESFLQGVSGAAPERRLVVLTICGLVAGLGWWALYRFGRPLVSIRQAVKSDDPQMPVLSTTIHALLQIVTVALGSPLGREVAPREVGSALAGWLSRRAGLSVAQSRIMVACGAGAGLAAVYNVPLGGAVFVLEVLLGTFGWPALVPAIVTSSVAARVAQLGLGNEHQYLVPSMVLSSSLVVWSVVCGPILGAAAWSFAELMKRSRAAAPKNWRLPVLSLLNFAMIGVLAMHFPQLLGNGKGPAGLAFNGGLTLSLAAMLLVLKVVITASSLRAGAEGGLLTPGLANGALLAIVLGGLWSMVWPGASLGAFAVVGATAFLAASMQMPITAVVLMFEFTRMSQDFLIPVLFAVGGALLGFRACAKWVPALQSSFGLNWSGAAKAR; encoded by the coding sequence ATGTCAGTCAAATCAATCACTTCCGTGCCAGTACGCCGCGAGCGGAGTCCGTTTGTCGTCGTGGCCGCCGTCACGCTGCTTACGGGCCTTGGCGCCGGTTTGGGCGGCATGCTGCTCGCGTTGCTGCTGCACGGCATCCAGCATCTCGCCTACGGCTACAGCGTGACGCACGTGATCAGCGCCGAGAGTTTTCTGCAAGGCGTGAGCGGCGCCGCGCCCGAGCGCCGCCTCGTCGTGCTGACGATCTGCGGGTTGGTGGCGGGGCTCGGCTGGTGGGCGCTGTACCGGTTTGGCCGGCCGCTCGTGAGTATTCGTCAGGCCGTCAAGTCCGACGATCCGCAGATGCCTGTGCTGAGCACGACGATCCATGCATTGCTGCAGATCGTCACCGTCGCGCTGGGCTCGCCGCTCGGCCGTGAAGTCGCGCCGCGCGAAGTCGGCTCGGCGCTCGCCGGCTGGCTGTCGCGCCGCGCGGGTCTGTCTGTCGCGCAGAGCCGGATCATGGTGGCGTGCGGCGCGGGCGCCGGTCTGGCCGCGGTCTATAACGTGCCGCTCGGCGGCGCGGTGTTCGTGCTCGAAGTCCTGCTGGGTACTTTCGGCTGGCCCGCCCTGGTGCCGGCCATCGTGACCTCGTCGGTGGCGGCGCGGGTCGCGCAGCTGGGACTGGGCAACGAGCATCAATACCTCGTGCCTTCAATGGTGCTGAGTTCATCGCTCGTGGTCTGGTCCGTGGTGTGCGGCCCGATTCTGGGCGCGGCGGCGTGGAGCTTCGCGGAGCTGATGAAGCGCTCGCGCGCGGCTGCCCCGAAAAACTGGCGCCTGCCGGTGTTGTCGCTGCTGAACTTCGCGATGATCGGCGTACTGGCGATGCATTTCCCGCAGTTGCTCGGCAATGGCAAAGGGCCTGCGGGACTGGCATTCAACGGTGGCCTGACCCTGAGTCTCGCCGCGATGCTGCTGGTGCTGAAGGTGGTGATTACCGCGAGCAGTCTGCGGGCGGGCGCCGAGGGCGGCCTGCTCACGCCGGGGCTCGCGAACGGCGCATTACTGGCGATCGTGCTCGGCGGGTTGTGGAGCATGGTGTGGCCGGGGGCGTCGCTGGGTGCGTTCGCGGTGGTCGGCGCAACCGCGTTTCTCGCTGCCTCGATGCAGATGCCGATTACGGCCGTGGTGCTGATGTTTGAATTCACCCGCATGAGCCAGGATTTTCTGATTCCGGTTCTGTTTGCCGTGGGCGGCGCGCTGCTCGGTTTTCGCGCCTGCGCGAAGTGGGTGCCGGCGCTGCAGTCGAGCTTTGGTTTGAACTGGAGCGGGGCGGCCAAAGCGCGATAA
- a CDS encoding AMP-binding protein encodes MSSTDTLSTLLAEPLLPWPEQWRVAEQAALLAQAREIERVGGPDAYWEWVAKKFRWMRPWDSVRDGNFPEFKYFAGGMLNVCDNCVDRYAEDPYYASRPAITWEGEPGDCATLSYAQLRTATARFANGLRSLGVGQGDVVAIYLPNMLESFVAIQACNRIGAIYTVLFAGFSADAAALRLQTSRAKVLVTADASYRRGKQVPLLENARKARRSAPKLEHIVVIDRTGAAPALHDGETGYKELVDAQSDDCPCVPLEANAPAFLIFTSGTESKPKGVVHSVVGFLLGTWANVQWQVGPAKDDVYWCAADVGWLTFPIQAVIGGLAHGASLVCYEGALDTPGKDRFYQIANRHHVTKILIAPTALRMLRALGDEVAKANRIDGLRLITTQGEPLDPETYHWTSDTLGDQLPIVNAYGQTETGSTWTYPVYGVEPLKAGSCGTPVPGHAYRVLLEDGSIAPVGTKGALVLTAPFPTLARTVWDDHQRYLNTYFGRYPGVYNTSDEAVVDSTGQLWVLGRGDDVINVAAHRLSTMEIESVVASQPGIADAAVVGVSDAVKGTVPVAFVTLVAGAPVEATVGQICAAVSDAIGTIARLEHVFVCKALPKTRAGKTVRRLLREIVETGEAKSDLTGIEDLEVVGNLIREVAARKRP; translated from the coding sequence ATGAGCTCCACCGATACGCTGAGCACGCTGCTTGCCGAACCGCTTTTACCCTGGCCTGAACAATGGCGGGTCGCCGAACAGGCCGCTTTGCTCGCGCAAGCGCGCGAGATCGAGCGCGTCGGTGGCCCCGACGCCTACTGGGAGTGGGTGGCGAAGAAATTCCGCTGGATGCGCCCGTGGGACAGCGTGCGCGACGGCAACTTCCCCGAGTTCAAATACTTCGCCGGCGGCATGCTCAACGTGTGCGACAACTGCGTCGATCGCTACGCGGAAGATCCGTATTACGCGTCGCGGCCGGCAATCACGTGGGAAGGCGAGCCGGGCGATTGCGCCACGCTCAGCTATGCGCAACTGCGCACCGCCACCGCACGCTTTGCGAACGGGCTACGCTCGCTCGGCGTCGGTCAGGGCGACGTCGTCGCGATCTATCTGCCGAACATGCTGGAGTCTTTTGTTGCGATTCAGGCATGCAACCGGATCGGCGCTATTTATACGGTGCTGTTCGCGGGTTTTTCGGCCGACGCCGCCGCGCTAAGACTGCAAACCTCGCGGGCCAAAGTCCTGGTGACGGCGGACGCCAGCTATCGGCGCGGCAAGCAGGTGCCGTTACTCGAAAACGCCCGCAAAGCGCGGCGCTCGGCACCGAAGCTGGAGCACATCGTCGTGATCGATCGCACCGGGGCGGCGCCCGCGTTGCATGACGGCGAGACCGGCTACAAGGAACTGGTCGACGCGCAGTCCGACGATTGCCCGTGCGTGCCGCTCGAAGCCAACGCGCCGGCATTTCTGATTTTCACGAGCGGCACCGAATCGAAGCCCAAGGGTGTGGTGCATAGCGTCGTGGGATTTCTGCTTGGCACGTGGGCCAATGTGCAATGGCAGGTCGGCCCGGCAAAAGACGATGTCTACTGGTGCGCGGCCGATGTCGGCTGGTTGACGTTTCCGATTCAGGCCGTGATCGGCGGACTCGCACACGGCGCGAGTCTGGTGTGCTACGAAGGCGCACTCGATACGCCGGGCAAAGACCGCTTCTACCAGATCGCCAACCGGCATCACGTCACCAAGATCCTGATCGCGCCGACCGCGCTGCGTATGCTGCGCGCGCTCGGCGACGAGGTGGCGAAGGCCAACCGGATCGATGGCTTGCGGCTAATTACGACGCAAGGGGAACCGCTCGATCCGGAAACGTATCACTGGACATCGGACACGCTCGGCGATCAGTTGCCGATCGTCAATGCGTACGGACAGACCGAGACCGGTTCGACCTGGACCTATCCCGTCTACGGCGTCGAGCCGCTGAAAGCGGGTTCATGCGGCACGCCGGTGCCGGGACACGCGTACCGCGTGCTGCTCGAAGACGGATCGATTGCACCGGTCGGCACCAAAGGCGCGCTGGTCCTGACGGCGCCCTTCCCCACGCTCGCCCGCACGGTGTGGGACGACCATCAACGCTATCTGAATACGTATTTCGGCCGTTATCCTGGCGTGTACAACACGTCCGACGAGGCCGTGGTCGATAGCACCGGGCAGTTGTGGGTGCTCGGACGCGGCGACGATGTCATCAACGTTGCCGCGCATCGGCTGAGTACGATGGAGATCGAATCGGTCGTGGCGTCGCAGCCGGGGATTGCGGATGCGGCCGTGGTCGGCGTGAGCGACGCGGTCAAGGGCACGGTGCCCGTGGCGTTCGTGACACTGGTGGCCGGGGCGCCGGTCGAGGCGACTGTCGGCCAGATTTGCGCGGCGGTGAGCGACGCGATCGGGACTATCGCGCGTCTGGAGCACGTGTTCGTCTGCAAGGCGCTGCCCAAGACACGCGCCGGCAAAACCGTGCGGCGGCTATTGAGAGAAATTGTCGAGACCGGCGAGGCCAAAAGCGATCTGACGGGAATCGAGGATCTGGAGGTGGTGGGGAATCTGATCCGCGAGGTGGCGGCGAGAAAAAGGCCGTAG
- a CDS encoding long-chain specific acyl-CoA dehydrogenase encodes MGAEDFPDQQQRSPYFSEEHSMLRDAIRRFMAKEVLPFADQWEMDGYVPRELLRKMGEQGFLGIRQSEAFGGAAMNVLGTVVLAEELGRSTFGGFAITVLVHTDMASPHLQHAGNPAQLERLMPDLVAGRKIAAVAMTEAGAGSDLASMRTTARLDGDHYVLNGAKMFITNGVHGDVYFVAAKTGGPGRSHGGISMFIVEKGMPGFSVARPLNKQGWLSSDTAELVFDECRVPVQNLLGEENKGFYSLVRNLQNERITLGAQALGEASKAIEITLAYVTQRTAFGQTLWEKQAIRQKMAMLLSKVEAARQLLYNTAWRDAQGQTVVAEVSMIKALCGELVNEVMYACQQFHGGFGYMREAPIERMVRDARVQSIGGGATEVMLEEVAKRMV; translated from the coding sequence GTGGGCGCAGAGGATTTCCCTGATCAGCAGCAACGTTCGCCCTATTTCAGCGAAGAGCACAGCATGTTGCGCGATGCGATACGCCGCTTTATGGCCAAAGAGGTACTGCCATTCGCGGATCAGTGGGAGATGGACGGCTATGTGCCGCGCGAGCTGCTGCGCAAGATGGGCGAGCAGGGTTTTCTCGGAATCCGGCAGTCCGAAGCATTTGGCGGTGCGGCAATGAATGTGCTCGGCACAGTGGTGCTTGCCGAAGAATTGGGCCGCTCCACCTTCGGCGGTTTTGCGATCACGGTGCTGGTTCATACGGACATGGCGTCGCCGCATCTGCAGCATGCGGGCAATCCCGCGCAACTCGAACGGCTGATGCCCGATCTCGTCGCGGGCCGCAAGATCGCCGCCGTCGCAATGACGGAAGCGGGCGCGGGTTCCGATCTGGCGTCCATGCGCACCACGGCGCGTCTCGACGGCGACCACTACGTGCTGAACGGCGCGAAGATGTTCATCACCAACGGCGTTCACGGCGACGTCTATTTCGTCGCGGCCAAAACCGGCGGCCCGGGCCGCAGTCACGGCGGCATCTCCATGTTCATTGTCGAGAAGGGCATGCCGGGATTCTCCGTCGCGCGGCCGCTGAACAAGCAAGGCTGGCTGTCGTCCGATACGGCGGAACTGGTGTTCGACGAATGCCGCGTGCCCGTGCAAAACCTGCTTGGCGAAGAGAACAAGGGCTTTTATTCGCTGGTCAGGAATCTGCAGAACGAGCGCATCACGCTTGGCGCGCAGGCGCTGGGCGAAGCATCCAAAGCAATCGAGATCACGCTCGCTTACGTCACCCAGCGCACCGCTTTCGGTCAGACGCTGTGGGAGAAGCAGGCGATCCGTCAGAAGATGGCGATGCTGCTCTCGAAGGTGGAAGCGGCGCGGCAACTCCTTTACAACACCGCATGGCGCGATGCGCAAGGGCAAACGGTCGTCGCGGAAGTCTCGATGATCAAGGCGCTGTGCGGAGAACTCGTCAACGAAGTGATGTACGCCTGCCAGCAGTTTCACGGCGGCTTCGGCTACATGCGTGAAGCGCCGATCGAGCGAATGGTGCGCGACGCCCGTGTGCAGTCGATCGGCGGCGGCGCAACCGAGGTGATGCTCGAAGAAGTCGCGAAGCGGATGGTATGA
- a CDS encoding TetR/AcrR family transcriptional regulator: MTSMVSTPVPAISTRAAASAGSGDVASASPTTAASDSRRTILDTAARLFRKEGYAAVSLRDISAACGMKAGSLYYHFASKDEIVSEVLRIGVERVFAEVRASIDALGKDAAPEQVFRTAVRAHLRALLESHDYTSANIRIFGHVPAQIRAAQLPLRDEYEAVWADIIARLVPRRKKRSDELRFVRFFLLGAMNGTLDWFHAGHASVDEVAQRYASLALSGLLGASRD, from the coding sequence ATGACGTCTATGGTCAGCACGCCCGTTCCCGCCATATCGACGAGGGCAGCCGCATCGGCAGGCAGCGGCGATGTCGCGTCGGCGTCGCCCACAACTGCGGCCAGCGACTCACGCCGCACGATCCTCGATACGGCCGCACGCCTGTTTCGCAAAGAAGGTTACGCCGCCGTGTCGTTGCGCGACATCTCGGCGGCTTGCGGCATGAAAGCGGGCAGCCTGTATTACCACTTTGCGTCGAAAGACGAGATCGTGTCCGAGGTCTTGCGGATCGGCGTGGAGCGTGTGTTCGCCGAAGTGCGCGCGTCGATCGACGCATTAGGCAAAGACGCCGCGCCCGAGCAGGTGTTTCGTACGGCGGTTCGCGCGCATTTGCGCGCGTTGCTCGAATCGCACGACTATACGTCGGCCAACATCCGCATTTTTGGTCACGTGCCTGCGCAGATCCGGGCGGCGCAATTGCCATTGCGCGACGAATATGAGGCGGTGTGGGCCGACATCATTGCGCGACTTGTACCACGGCGGAAAAAACGCAGTGACGAGTTGCGTTTCGTGCGGTTCTTCCTGCTCGGCGCGATGAACGGCACGCTCGACTGGTTTCATGCGGGCCACGCTTCAGTCGACGAAGTGGCGCAACGGTATGCGTCGCTGGCGCTGTCGGGCCTGCTGGGCGCAAGCCGGGATTGA